A single uncultured Acetobacterium sp. DNA region contains:
- a CDS encoding lipopolysaccharide biosynthesis protein, producing MNDKQIKSKVISSLFWKFMERLGTQGIQFIVQIALARLLLPEEYGSIALISIFIAFANVFVQYGFNTALVQKKNADDTDFSSVFFLSMAIAGLCYIILFFSAPLIASFYENSLLIPLLRVLSLTLFFGAVNSIQNAVVSRNMEFKKLFYSSLGAVVVSGIVGIGMAFSGYGTWALVVQQLTNQFIIALILWFTVKWRPKLLLSIESLKDLFSFGWKLLVSALINMLYTNAQSLFIAKIYNPAMLGYFNRGQQFPSLIVSNINGSIQSVMFPALSLEQDNVHRVKEMVRRAIITSAFFIFPMMVGLAVIAEPLVKILLTDKWLPCVPFLQISCAAYALLPIHTANLQAINALGRSDIFLKLEIIKNVVSFAILGISLFYGIYAIAAGMFLSSLACSFINAYPNKKLLDYSYFQQIKDVMPSLLLALAMGIVIYCFLWLNLNPGLTLVMQVSVGVIIYLGMAKILKFESLTYLLITGKEMLNNRNKS from the coding sequence ATGAATGATAAGCAAATAAAATCTAAAGTTATTTCATCACTATTCTGGAAATTCATGGAGCGACTTGGAACTCAAGGAATACAATTTATAGTTCAAATTGCATTGGCTCGGCTCCTTTTACCAGAAGAATACGGATCAATAGCATTGATATCCATTTTTATTGCTTTTGCAAATGTATTTGTTCAATATGGATTTAATACAGCCCTTGTTCAAAAGAAGAATGCAGATGATACTGATTTCTCTTCAGTGTTTTTTTTAAGTATGGCTATTGCAGGGTTATGTTATATTATTTTGTTTTTCTCAGCCCCACTGATCGCATCATTCTATGAAAATTCACTGCTCATACCACTTCTTAGAGTATTATCACTTACGTTATTTTTTGGAGCAGTAAATTCTATTCAAAATGCTGTTGTATCGAGAAATATGGAATTTAAGAAATTATTTTATAGTAGTTTAGGGGCAGTAGTGGTATCTGGAATAGTAGGTATTGGGATGGCTTTTAGTGGTTATGGCACCTGGGCGCTGGTAGTCCAACAGCTAACAAATCAGTTTATTATTGCATTGATTCTGTGGTTTACTGTTAAGTGGCGCCCCAAACTTCTTTTATCAATAGAAAGTTTGAAAGATCTATTTTCTTTTGGTTGGAAGCTTTTAGTTTCGGCACTTATAAATATGCTTTACACGAATGCTCAAAGTTTGTTTATTGCAAAAATCTATAATCCAGCGATGTTAGGTTATTTTAATCGAGGTCAACAGTTTCCTTCGCTGATAGTATCAAATATTAATGGTTCAATTCAATCGGTAATGTTCCCGGCACTCTCATTAGAACAAGATAATGTTCATAGAGTTAAAGAAATGGTGAGAAGAGCTATCATTACCAGTGCATTTTTTATATTTCCCATGATGGTTGGATTGGCGGTTATTGCGGAACCTCTGGTTAAAATTTTACTGACTGATAAATGGTTGCCCTGTGTTCCGTTTTTGCAGATTTCATGTGCAGCGTATGCTCTATTGCCAATTCATACGGCAAATCTTCAGGCGATTAATGCACTAGGCCGCAGTGATATATTTTTAAAACTGGAGATCATTAAAAATGTTGTTAGTTTTGCGATTTTGGGGATATCATTGTTTTATGGTATCTATGCAATTGCTGCCGGTATGTTTTTAAGCAGCCTTGCCTGCTCGTTTATAAATGCCTATCCGAATAAAAAACTCCTTGATTACAGTTATTTTCAGCAGATAAAAGATGTGATGCCATCACTTTTATTAGCTTTGGCAATGGGTATCGTTATATATTGCTTTTTATGGCTTAATTTGAATCCGGGGCTAACCTTAGTAATGCAAGTAAGTGTCGGTGTGATAATCTACTTGGGAATGGCAAAAATATTGAAATTTGAGAGCTTAACATATTTATTGATAACTGGGAAAGAAATGCTGAATAATAGAAATAAGAGTTAA